The Mycolicibacterium fluoranthenivorans genome has a window encoding:
- a CDS encoding ferredoxin: MSRIEVDFGLCESNGVCMGVIPEVFDLDDQDYLHILTDELTPANEGQVREAVRQCPRQAISIVD; the protein is encoded by the coding sequence ATGAGTCGCATCGAGGTCGATTTCGGATTGTGTGAGAGCAATGGCGTCTGCATGGGGGTGATCCCCGAGGTGTTCGATCTCGACGACCAGGACTATCTGCACATCCTCACCGATGAACTCACCCCGGCCAACGAGGGCCAGGTGCGCGAGGCCGTCCGGCAGTGCCCGCGTCAGGCCATCTCCATCGTGGACTGA
- a CDS encoding cytochrome P450 gives MTTAELVFDPFSEEYFTNPFEIYRRMRTEAPLYYSADQDFYALTRHADVSAALKDHEAFSSSRGCDLAMVQSDEPPQKSIIFMDPPDHRHMRSLLNKAFTPRAVQAQKNTIIEQIDRFLGRITGDEFDVVQDFSAPFPVEVITRMAGVEDEYRQQVRHWIDTSLSREPGQIGYSEAGMQANIDTAIYYYSLVQKRRENPQDDMISRLIAAEIPREDGELHKLDDIEITGFATLLGGAGAETVTKLIGTAVVLFARHPDQWQKLIDNRELVPDAVEELLRFEGPVQYNVRYTLKEAHVPSGVIPAGKAVFLISAAANRDPDAFTDADRFDIERDRTEAQNLGLGYGIHSCLGAALARMESVIALEKLLDFMPRYEVDFAGLERVRMQNVAGYARVPVKVVR, from the coding sequence ATGACGACGGCCGAACTCGTTTTCGATCCTTTCTCCGAGGAGTACTTCACCAATCCTTTCGAGATCTACCGGCGGATGCGCACCGAAGCGCCGCTGTACTACAGCGCCGACCAGGACTTCTATGCCCTCACCCGGCACGCGGACGTATCCGCGGCGCTCAAGGATCACGAGGCGTTCTCGTCCTCCCGCGGATGCGACCTGGCGATGGTGCAAAGCGACGAACCGCCGCAGAAATCCATCATCTTCATGGATCCACCGGATCACCGGCACATGCGCAGTCTGCTCAACAAGGCGTTCACCCCGCGGGCCGTACAGGCCCAGAAGAACACCATCATCGAACAGATCGACCGCTTCCTGGGCAGGATCACCGGTGACGAGTTCGACGTCGTCCAGGACTTCTCCGCGCCGTTCCCGGTCGAGGTGATCACCAGGATGGCCGGTGTCGAAGACGAGTACCGCCAGCAGGTGCGGCACTGGATCGACACCAGTCTGTCCCGCGAACCCGGACAGATCGGGTATTCCGAAGCCGGCATGCAGGCCAATATCGACACCGCCATCTACTACTACTCGCTGGTGCAGAAGCGCCGGGAGAACCCGCAGGACGACATGATCAGCCGGCTCATCGCTGCGGAGATCCCGCGCGAGGACGGCGAACTGCACAAGCTCGACGATATCGAGATCACCGGTTTCGCCACCTTGCTCGGCGGTGCGGGCGCCGAGACCGTCACCAAACTCATCGGCACGGCGGTGGTGTTGTTCGCGAGGCACCCGGACCAGTGGCAGAAGCTGATCGACAACCGTGAGCTGGTGCCGGATGCGGTGGAGGAGCTGTTGCGGTTCGAAGGGCCGGTGCAGTACAACGTGCGCTACACCCTCAAGGAAGCCCACGTGCCCAGCGGCGTGATCCCCGCCGGCAAGGCGGTGTTCCTCATCAGCGCAGCCGCCAACCGCGACCCCGACGCGTTCACCGACGCCGACAGATTCGATATCGAGCGAGATCGCACCGAGGCCCAGAATCTGGGCCTGGGTTACGGCATCCACAGTTGCCTGGGCGCCGCGTTGGCCCGCATGGAGAGTGTCATCGCGTTGGAGAAGCTGCTCGACTTCATGCCCCGCTACGAGGTCGATTTCGCCGGTCTTGAGCGGGTGCGGATGCAGAATGTGGCGGGCTACGCCCGGGTTCCGGTGAAGGTGGTGCGGTGA